A genomic region of Caulobacter vibrioides contains the following coding sequences:
- a CDS encoding xanthine dehydrogenase family protein molybdopterin-binding subunit, which yields MNAPVDPKGLKAIQPSRRDVVVASTMVGGALLVGCSPADLMSAGSKVEVGAFGPFIKIAPDGVVTVISKHIEFGQGNHAGLAAIVAEELDADWSKVKVEQAPANAKLYANGNMGAQLTGGSSAISNSWDQLRKAGAGARAMFVQAAANRWNVPVGEITLKDSVLAHSSGKTATFGELLNDAAKVNPPTDPKLKDPKAFTLIGSDRVRRKDSQAKSDGTARFTQDVRLPDMLTAMVAHAPRFGGKVKSFDAGEAKKVAGVVDVFEIPTGVAVVAQNTYAARMGREALKVEWDEEKAEKRGSPAIIQGYRDVLSGKDASVKWEPFDQRGDGAALETAKGADVVELSYEFPYLAHATMEPMNCVAAVDGSKVKLTFGSQGQTLDQLNVAKVVGCLPGSVEIETLFAGGSFGRRATFQSDYAVECVHIAKKVGKGRPVKLVWTREDDMQSGYFRPIVLHALKVKLDKDGLPAAWRHRIVTQSIMKGAPMPMGKGPDSSAFEGINDSPYLKATPVVDAQVAFPDVGVPVLWWRSVGATHTAFVMEHTIDQLAAKAGKDPVEYRRALYAKAGADRHLAVLNLAMEKAGPKATAGWTRGVAVHESFGSVVAQVAEVKLEDGVPRVGRVVTAIDCGVAISPDQIAAQMEGGTCYGLSAALFGEVTLTDGKVDQTNFDGYRVLRINEAPSVETHIVPSGNRPSGVGEPGTPVIAPAVANAIFALNKTATSRLPWVSAQA from the coding sequence ATGAACGCCCCCGTCGATCCCAAGGGCCTGAAGGCCATCCAGCCCAGCCGCCGCGATGTCGTGGTCGCCTCCACGATGGTGGGCGGCGCGCTCCTGGTCGGGTGCTCTCCCGCCGACCTGATGAGCGCCGGCTCGAAGGTCGAGGTCGGCGCCTTTGGTCCGTTCATCAAGATCGCGCCCGATGGTGTGGTCACGGTGATCTCCAAGCACATCGAATTTGGCCAGGGCAATCACGCGGGCCTAGCGGCCATCGTCGCCGAGGAACTGGACGCCGACTGGAGCAAGGTGAAGGTCGAACAGGCCCCCGCCAACGCCAAGCTCTACGCCAACGGGAACATGGGCGCGCAGCTGACCGGCGGCTCGTCGGCGATTTCCAACTCGTGGGACCAGCTTCGCAAGGCGGGCGCGGGCGCTCGGGCGATGTTCGTGCAGGCCGCCGCCAACCGTTGGAACGTCCCGGTCGGCGAGATCACGCTGAAGGACAGCGTGCTGGCGCATAGCTCGGGCAAGACCGCCACGTTTGGCGAATTGCTGAACGACGCGGCCAAGGTCAACCCGCCGACCGATCCCAAGCTGAAGGATCCCAAGGCGTTCACCCTGATCGGCTCGGACCGCGTGCGCCGCAAGGACTCGCAGGCCAAGAGCGACGGCACGGCCCGGTTCACCCAGGACGTCCGCCTGCCCGACATGCTGACCGCGATGGTCGCTCACGCCCCCCGGTTCGGCGGCAAGGTGAAGAGTTTCGACGCGGGCGAGGCCAAGAAGGTCGCCGGTGTCGTCGACGTCTTTGAGATCCCGACCGGCGTCGCCGTCGTCGCCCAGAACACCTATGCCGCCCGCATGGGCCGCGAGGCCCTGAAGGTCGAGTGGGACGAAGAGAAGGCCGAGAAGCGCGGCAGCCCGGCGATCATCCAGGGCTATCGCGACGTGCTGTCCGGCAAGGACGCCTCGGTGAAATGGGAGCCCTTCGACCAACGCGGCGACGGCGCTGCGCTGGAAACGGCCAAGGGCGCCGACGTGGTCGAGCTGAGCTACGAGTTCCCGTATCTGGCCCACGCGACCATGGAGCCGATGAACTGCGTCGCCGCTGTCGATGGCAGCAAGGTCAAGCTGACGTTCGGATCACAGGGCCAGACCCTGGACCAGCTGAACGTGGCCAAGGTCGTGGGCTGTCTGCCAGGCTCGGTCGAGATCGAAACCCTGTTCGCCGGCGGCTCGTTCGGTCGCCGCGCCACCTTCCAGTCGGACTACGCCGTCGAGTGCGTCCACATCGCCAAGAAGGTCGGCAAGGGCCGTCCGGTGAAGCTGGTCTGGACGCGCGAAGACGACATGCAGTCGGGGTACTTCCGACCGATCGTCCTGCACGCGCTGAAGGTGAAGCTGGACAAGGACGGCCTGCCGGCGGCCTGGCGCCACCGCATCGTCACCCAGTCGATCATGAAGGGCGCGCCCATGCCGATGGGCAAGGGCCCCGACTCCTCGGCGTTCGAGGGCATCAACGACTCGCCCTATCTGAAGGCGACGCCCGTGGTCGACGCCCAGGTGGCGTTCCCCGACGTCGGCGTGCCGGTGCTGTGGTGGCGCTCGGTGGGCGCGACCCATACCGCCTTCGTGATGGAGCACACCATCGACCAGTTGGCCGCCAAGGCCGGCAAGGATCCCGTCGAGTACCGGCGAGCGCTCTACGCCAAGGCGGGCGCGGATCGTCACCTGGCCGTCCTGAACCTGGCGATGGAGAAAGCTGGCCCCAAGGCGACGGCGGGCTGGACGCGCGGCGTTGCGGTCCACGAGAGCTTCGGCTCCGTCGTGGCGCAGGTGGCCGAGGTCAAGCTCGAGGACGGCGTTCCGCGTGTGGGCCGCGTGGTGACCGCGATCGACTGCGGCGTGGCGATCTCGCCCGACCAGATCGCCGCGCAGATGGAAGGCGGCACGTGCTATGGCCTGTCGGCCGCGCTGTTTGGCGAGGTGACGCTGACGGACGGCAAAGTCGATCAGACCAACTTCGATGGATACCGCGTGCTGCGGATCAACGAGGCGCCGTCGGTCGAGACCCATATCGTGCCGTCGGGCAATCGACCCAGCGGCGTGGGCGAACCGGGTACGCCGGTGATCGCGCCGGCCGTGGCCAACGCCATTTTCGCCTTGAACAAGACCGCGACCTCGCGCCTGCCGTGGGTCAGCGCGCAAGCCTGA
- a CDS encoding NAD(P)-dependent oxidoreductase, with the protein MDSFPAFFPLAGRKVVIAGSGEAAEAKARLFDGSPATLVRLDGHAAYLPGSYSGAAFAFIASSDEVFVQAAAGAARAARVLVNVVDRPELCDFNTPAVIDRGQVVAAVGTGGGAPVLATMLRNDIEAQVPEGTGRVAALLAKFQSEVRKTLPALHERRAFLREAVMGEAAAAARTGDMDRAGQLFREALAKGGARKGVVRFIAGKGPSDLLTLRALRALGSADVLVLDGDVEPEVVKMARRDAERLDAETADADHLIQLAREGRQIVRLIAHPVDPALVHALTQAEVAVEVLPVAT; encoded by the coding sequence TTGGACTCGTTCCCCGCTTTCTTCCCCCTGGCCGGCCGCAAGGTGGTGATCGCCGGCTCTGGCGAAGCCGCCGAGGCCAAGGCGCGGCTGTTTGACGGCTCGCCCGCGACGCTGGTTCGCCTGGACGGTCACGCCGCCTATCTGCCCGGATCCTATAGCGGCGCCGCCTTCGCCTTTATCGCCAGTTCCGACGAGGTGTTCGTGCAGGCCGCCGCCGGCGCCGCGCGCGCCGCGCGGGTCCTGGTCAATGTGGTGGATCGGCCGGAGCTCTGCGACTTCAATACGCCTGCGGTGATCGACCGGGGCCAGGTGGTGGCGGCCGTGGGGACGGGCGGCGGGGCGCCGGTGCTGGCCACCATGCTGCGCAACGACATCGAGGCCCAGGTGCCCGAGGGCACGGGCCGGGTCGCGGCCTTGCTCGCCAAGTTCCAAAGCGAGGTTCGCAAGACCCTGCCGGCCCTGCATGAGCGCCGGGCCTTCCTGCGCGAAGCGGTGATGGGCGAGGCCGCCGCCGCCGCCCGCACGGGCGACATGGACCGCGCCGGGCAGCTGTTCCGCGAGGCCCTGGCCAAGGGCGGGGCGCGCAAGGGCGTCGTGCGCTTCATCGCCGGCAAGGGGCCCTCAGACCTGTTGACCCTCCGCGCGCTCCGCGCCCTCGGCTCGGCCGACGTTCTGGTGCTGGACGGCGACGTCGAGCCCGAGGTGGTGAAGATGGCCCGTCGCGACGCCGAGCGCCTCGACGCCGAAACCGCCGACGCCGACCATCTGATCCAGCTGGCTCGTGAGGGCCGCCAGATCGTCCGGCTGATCGCCCATCCGGTGGATCCGGCCCTGGTGCACGCCCTCACCCAGGCCGAGGTCGCGGTCGAGGTTCTCCCCGTCGCGACCTGA
- a CDS encoding MFS transporter, which produces MADEGQERASMRTVVAASSAGTAFEWYDFFIFGSLTQVISKTFFAGLNETAGYIAALALFGVGFAFRPLGALVFGKIGDQAGRKGAFLATVLLMGGATFAIAFLPTYEQAGIIAPILLIIMRCLQGFALGGEYGGAAIYVAEHSPANKRGWSTSWVQTSAAFGLFGALLVILATRWALGKYVGPDAFDAWGWRIPFAVSIGLLGVSVWMRLKLTESPTFEAMKAEGQASKAPYAEAFGQWGNLKLVILAFVSMMCAQGAVWYTSFFYVQTFMEKFLKVDPVTINELMMIATAISAIFYVVFGWLSDKVGRKPVMLGGMTLALLFYFPGFHLLEKAANPALAEASAKAPVVVFADPKDCSLQFDPVGKTAFVTSCDIIKSTLANAGVSYTNEAAPAGAVAVMRIGGAEIASRSAEGLGTNDVKAVKTEVETRIKTALTQAGYPAKADPARMNVPMILGVLFVFVIAATALFGPLAACLVELFPTRVRYTALSLPYHIGTGWVGGFVPFFAFAIVAAVGNIYAGLWYPVAFTLLSVLTTAFLLPETKERPLN; this is translated from the coding sequence ATGGCTGACGAAGGTCAGGAACGCGCGTCGATGCGCACGGTGGTCGCGGCCTCGTCGGCCGGTACGGCGTTCGAGTGGTACGACTTCTTCATCTTCGGGAGCCTGACCCAGGTCATCTCGAAGACCTTCTTCGCCGGGCTGAACGAGACCGCAGGCTATATCGCCGCCCTCGCGCTGTTTGGCGTCGGCTTCGCGTTCCGGCCGCTGGGCGCCCTGGTGTTCGGCAAGATCGGCGACCAGGCCGGCCGCAAGGGCGCGTTCCTGGCCACGGTTCTGCTGATGGGCGGCGCCACCTTCGCCATCGCCTTCCTGCCCACCTACGAACAGGCGGGGATCATTGCGCCGATCCTGCTGATCATCATGCGCTGCCTGCAGGGCTTCGCCCTGGGCGGCGAGTACGGCGGGGCGGCCATCTACGTCGCCGAGCACTCGCCGGCCAACAAGCGCGGCTGGTCGACCTCGTGGGTTCAGACCTCGGCCGCCTTCGGCCTGTTCGGCGCCCTGCTGGTCATCCTCGCCACGCGTTGGGCTCTGGGCAAGTATGTCGGTCCCGACGCCTTCGACGCCTGGGGCTGGCGGATCCCGTTCGCTGTCTCGATCGGCCTTTTGGGGGTCTCGGTCTGGATGCGCCTGAAGCTGACCGAAAGCCCGACCTTCGAAGCCATGAAGGCCGAGGGCCAGGCCTCTAAGGCGCCCTACGCCGAGGCCTTCGGCCAATGGGGCAACCTCAAGCTGGTGATCCTGGCCTTCGTGTCGATGATGTGCGCCCAGGGCGCGGTCTGGTACACGAGCTTCTTCTACGTCCAGACCTTCATGGAGAAGTTCCTGAAGGTTGACCCGGTGACGATCAACGAACTGATGATGATCGCCACCGCGATCAGCGCCATCTTCTACGTCGTCTTCGGCTGGCTCTCGGACAAGGTGGGCCGAAAGCCGGTGATGCTGGGCGGCATGACCCTGGCGCTGCTGTTCTACTTCCCCGGGTTCCACCTGCTGGAGAAGGCGGCCAATCCGGCCCTCGCCGAAGCCAGCGCCAAGGCCCCCGTCGTGGTGTTCGCCGATCCCAAGGACTGCTCTTTGCAGTTCGATCCGGTGGGCAAGACCGCGTTCGTGACCTCCTGCGACATCATCAAGAGCACGCTGGCCAATGCGGGCGTGTCCTACACCAATGAAGCGGCGCCGGCGGGCGCTGTCGCAGTCATGCGCATCGGCGGCGCCGAGATCGCCTCCAGAAGCGCCGAAGGTCTGGGGACGAACGACGTCAAGGCGGTGAAGACCGAGGTAGAGACCCGGATCAAGACCGCGCTGACCCAGGCCGGCTATCCGGCCAAGGCGGATCCGGCGCGAATGAACGTGCCGATGATCCTGGGCGTGCTGTTTGTGTTCGTGATCGCCGCCACGGCCCTGTTCGGACCGCTGGCGGCCTGCCTGGTCGAGCTGTTCCCGACGCGTGTGCGCTACACGGCGCTGTCCCTGCCCTACCACATCGGCACCGGCTGGGTCGGCGGCTTCGTGCCGTTCTTCGCCTTCGCGATCGTGGCGGCGGTCGGCAATATCTATGCGGGCCTGTGGTATCCCGTCGCCTTCACGCTGCTCAGCGTGCTGACCACCGCCTTCCTGCTGCCCGAGACCAAGGAGCGGCCGCTGAACTAG
- a CDS encoding (2Fe-2S)-binding protein, with product MAMTLDINGKPVSVQAAPETPLLWVLRDELGMTGAKFGCGVAQCGACTVHLDGQPIRSCVTPIEAVGAAKVTTIEGLGGQHPVQQAWVRHDVPQCGYCQSGQIMSACALLAQKPKPTDQDIDEAMAGNICRCGAYQRIRAAIKDAADFGPPTGEAHADIDEAIVAASGATHRGAGR from the coding sequence ATGGCCATGACCCTCGATATCAACGGCAAGCCGGTTTCTGTGCAGGCCGCGCCGGAGACGCCCTTGCTTTGGGTGCTGCGGGACGAACTGGGCATGACGGGCGCCAAGTTCGGCTGCGGCGTCGCTCAATGCGGCGCCTGTACGGTTCATCTGGATGGCCAGCCGATCCGCTCCTGCGTCACGCCGATTGAGGCGGTGGGCGCCGCCAAGGTCACGACCATCGAGGGCCTGGGCGGTCAGCATCCCGTGCAACAGGCCTGGGTGCGTCACGACGTCCCCCAGTGCGGCTACTGCCAGTCCGGCCAGATCATGTCGGCCTGCGCGCTGCTGGCCCAGAAGCCCAAGCCCACGGACCAGGACATCGACGAGGCCATGGCGGGCAATATCTGTCGCTGCGGCGCCTACCAACGCATCCGCGCCGCGATCAAGGACGCCGCCGATTTCGGCCCGCCCACGGGTGAAGCGCACGCCGATATCGATGAAGCCATCGTCGCCGCCTCGGGCGCGACGCACCGGGGAGCTGGCCGATGA
- a CDS encoding MliC family protein, whose protein sequence is MLAVTQGVRVMRRMVIAVAILSATLAGCATVAPMDSTDAPIRYSCKAGKRFTAAYALHGKRVVVSAGGVTKTLKLARSASGARYTAGQAEIWSKGADAMLTGFPGGPYDDCRSQ, encoded by the coding sequence ATGCTTGCGGTCACCCAGGGAGTTCGCGTCATGCGTCGTATGGTCATTGCCGTCGCCATCCTATCGGCGACGCTCGCGGGCTGCGCCACGGTCGCGCCGATGGACTCGACCGACGCGCCCATCCGCTACAGCTGCAAGGCGGGCAAGCGTTTCACCGCCGCCTACGCCCTGCACGGAAAACGGGTCGTCGTCTCCGCCGGCGGCGTGACCAAGACGCTCAAGCTGGCGCGTTCCGCCTCCGGGGCGCGCTACACCGCGGGTCAGGCCGAGATCTGGAGCAAGGGCGCCGACGCCATGCTCACGGGTTTCCCTGGCGGCCCCTATGACGACTGCCGTTCGCAATAA